From the genome of Rhizobium binae, one region includes:
- a CDS encoding glycosyltransferase family 4 protein, which produces MAIMEADRVHERPQLETAPLIVHVVRQFLPNRGGLEDVVANLARQTVRCGYRIRVVTLDSLFTAPKNKLPAREDIDGIEVVRIPWSGSSRYPLAPEVFRHLADADLVHVHAIDFFFDALAWGRPLHRKPMIVTTHGGFFHTRKYAAIKKIWFRTLTRASALAYRRVVCCSASDLKQFSAIVPDSMLIENGADIGKFADTASQRPRRRIVTIGRFSVNKRLDHLLDVMTVLQSRDAEWHLDIVGAESDLSRTDVEAAIEGRNLSGRVTLHVSPDNGAIRRIMAEASLFASASEYEGFGLVALEAMSAGLLPVLNANDAFTTLAGRHPVIRLADFTHPETAVTMIEAAYETLARQPDVVRAELVDAVRGYSWDIVARRYIDLYGSLNVVAGERI; this is translated from the coding sequence ATGGCGATCATGGAGGCAGACAGGGTGCACGAGAGGCCGCAGCTGGAAACGGCGCCGCTGATCGTCCATGTCGTGCGCCAGTTTTTGCCAAATCGCGGCGGCCTGGAAGATGTGGTCGCCAATCTTGCCCGCCAAACCGTCCGGTGCGGTTATCGCATTCGCGTCGTAACACTCGATTCGCTGTTTACTGCACCGAAGAATAAACTTCCGGCGCGCGAAGACATCGACGGCATCGAGGTGGTGCGCATTCCGTGGTCGGGCAGCAGCCGTTATCCGCTGGCGCCGGAGGTTTTCCGCCATCTCGCCGATGCCGATCTCGTGCATGTCCATGCCATCGACTTCTTCTTCGACGCGCTCGCCTGGGGCCGGCCGCTGCATCGCAAGCCGATGATCGTCACCACCCATGGCGGCTTCTTCCACACCCGCAAATACGCGGCGATCAAGAAGATCTGGTTCCGCACGCTGACCCGCGCTTCGGCACTGGCCTACAGGCGCGTCGTATGCTGCAGCGCCTCCGATCTCAAGCAGTTTTCCGCGATCGTGCCGGACAGCATGCTGATCGAGAACGGCGCCGATATCGGCAAGTTCGCCGATACCGCGTCGCAGCGGCCAAGGCGCCGCATCGTCACCATCGGCCGCTTCTCGGTGAACAAGCGGCTGGACCATCTGCTCGACGTGATGACCGTATTGCAGAGCCGCGATGCGGAATGGCATCTCGATATAGTCGGCGCCGAATCCGACCTGAGCCGGACCGATGTCGAAGCCGCCATCGAAGGCCGCAACCTTTCCGGCCGCGTCACCCTGCACGTCTCTCCCGACAACGGTGCCATCCGGCGCATCATGGCCGAGGCTTCGCTGTTTGCCTCCGCCTCGGAGTATGAAGGTTTCGGCCTGGTGGCGCTGGAGGCGATGAGCGCCGGCCTGCTGCCGGTGCTGAATGCCAATGACGCCTTTACAACGCTTGCCGGCCGGCATCCCGTCATCAGGCTGGCCGATTTCACCCATCCGGAGACCGCCGTGACAATGATCGAAGCGGCCTATGAAACGCTCGCGCGCCAACCGGATGTCGTCCGCGCCGAGCTTGTCGACGCCGTGCGCGGCTATTCCTGGGATATCGTCGCCCGGCGTTATATCGATCTCTATGGATCACTGAACGTCGTTGCTGGCGAGCGGATCTGA
- a CDS encoding Lrp/AsnC ligand binding domain-containing protein: MKPIFVQLQCAPGKTYEVADAIYQTELVSELYSTSGDYDLLLKVYIEEGQDIGKFINDNIANIPGIVRSLTTLTFKAF; encoded by the coding sequence ATGAAGCCGATCTTCGTCCAGCTCCAATGCGCCCCCGGCAAAACCTATGAGGTTGCCGATGCCATCTACCAGACCGAACTGGTTTCGGAGCTCTATTCCACCAGCGGCGACTACGATCTGCTGCTGAAGGTCTACATTGAGGAAGGCCAGGATATCGGCAAGTTCATCAACGACAACATTGCCAATATTCCCGGCATCGTCCGATCGCTGACGACGTTGACCTTCAAGGCGTTCTAA
- a CDS encoding LysR family transcriptional regulator yields the protein MIMLGSRRFLPSISHLAAFEAVARTGSVTAAARELDLTQSAVSRQVSALEEQLGVELFLRERQTMRLTLAGDSYAREIREALRRISSASLNLRANPHGGTLNLAILPTFGTRWLAPRLGRFLAANPGVTINLATRLSPFDFRLDSIDAAIHFGHPQWPGAELTLLMSERTVPACSPDFLKRYTIAGPQDLLSVPLLHLTTRPDAWEQWFAGNGVSFESVDGMLFDQFATAAQAAIAGLGVALLPTFLMQEELKRGDLVAAVDLEMESRERYYLAFPRERADYAPLAAFRDWIVAEAAANPTA from the coding sequence ATGATCATGCTTGGCTCAAGACGTTTTCTGCCGTCGATTTCACATCTCGCCGCCTTCGAGGCGGTCGCCCGCACCGGCAGCGTCACGGCGGCAGCACGCGAGCTGGATCTGACGCAGAGCGCCGTCAGCCGCCAGGTGAGCGCGCTGGAAGAGCAGCTCGGCGTCGAGCTCTTCCTGCGCGAACGCCAGACCATGCGGCTGACGCTGGCCGGCGACAGTTATGCCCGCGAAATCCGCGAGGCGTTGCGGCGGATATCCAGCGCTTCTTTGAACCTGCGCGCCAATCCGCATGGCGGCACGCTCAATCTCGCCATCCTGCCAACCTTCGGCACGCGCTGGCTGGCGCCGCGGCTCGGGCGCTTCCTCGCCGCCAATCCCGGTGTGACCATCAATCTGGCGACCCGGCTTTCACCCTTCGATTTCCGCCTCGATTCGATCGATGCCGCGATCCATTTCGGCCATCCGCAGTGGCCGGGCGCGGAACTGACCTTGCTGATGTCGGAGCGCACGGTGCCGGCCTGCAGCCCTGACTTTCTCAAGCGATACACGATCGCCGGGCCGCAGGATCTACTGTCCGTTCCGCTTCTGCATCTGACGACCCGCCCTGATGCCTGGGAGCAGTGGTTCGCCGGCAACGGCGTTTCCTTCGAAAGCGTGGATGGCATGCTCTTCGACCAGTTCGCCACCGCCGCACAGGCGGCGATCGCCGGTCTCGGGGTCGCTCTGTTGCCGACATTCCTGATGCAGGAGGAACTCAAGCGCGGCGATCTCGTCGCCGCCGTCGATCTGGAGATGGAGAGCCGCGAGCGCTACTATCTCGCCTTTCCGCGCGAGCGCGCCGACTATGCGCCGCTTGCCGCCTTTCGCGATTGGATCGTCGCGGAAGCCGCCGCCAATCCGACTGCGTGA
- the hglS gene encoding 2-oxoadipate dioxygenase/decarboxylase HglS → MPQTFVSTDRIRSLFTEAMSQMYRTEVPQYGTLIELVADVNAGCLERDPDLRERLVRAGELERIDVERHGAIRLGTADELFTIRRLFAVMGMQAVGYYDLSVAGVPVHSTCFRPIDEAALNINPFRVFTSLLRLELIEDEGLRNEAEAILAKRRIYTPRAVALIERHEQNGGLTEAEATEFVAEALETFRWHGEATVGAETYKRLHDAHRLIADVVSFKGPHINHLTPRTLDIDAVQARMPERGITPKAVIEGPPRRQCDILLRQTSFKALEEAIAFAGEAEAVQGTHTARFGEIEQRGVALTAKGRALYDRLLASVRGEVQVGAGGAKAGAYDQELAERFRALPDSWDELRRQGLAFFRYSATSAGIAAAVNGALAGDPETLIARGHLAFSPIVYEDFLPVSAAGIFQSNLGTDQQQNYVTCSNRDAFEAALGATVQDELALYAERQAASLDAAMEALGLAGLQLKTVA, encoded by the coding sequence ATGCCGCAAACCTTCGTTTCCACTGACCGCATCCGTTCGCTTTTCACCGAGGCGATGTCGCAGATGTACCGGACGGAGGTGCCGCAATACGGTACGCTGATCGAACTGGTCGCCGATGTGAATGCCGGCTGCCTCGAACGCGATCCGGATCTGCGCGAGCGTTTGGTTCGCGCCGGCGAGCTCGAACGCATCGATGTCGAGCGTCACGGCGCCATTCGCCTCGGCACGGCGGATGAACTCTTCACCATCCGCCGGCTGTTCGCGGTCATGGGCATGCAGGCGGTCGGCTACTACGATCTTTCCGTTGCCGGCGTGCCGGTCCACTCCACCTGCTTCCGGCCGATCGACGAGGCCGCACTCAACATCAATCCGTTCCGCGTCTTCACCTCGCTGCTGCGATTGGAACTGATTGAAGATGAAGGGCTGCGCAACGAAGCAGAGGCCATTTTGGCAAAGCGGCGCATCTATACGCCGCGCGCCGTCGCGCTGATCGAGCGCCACGAGCAGAATGGCGGTCTGACGGAAGCGGAAGCAACGGAATTCGTCGCCGAGGCGCTCGAGACCTTCCGTTGGCACGGCGAGGCGACGGTCGGCGCCGAAACCTACAAGCGCCTGCACGACGCCCATCGGCTGATCGCCGACGTCGTCAGCTTCAAAGGCCCGCATATCAATCATCTGACGCCGCGCACGCTCGATATCGACGCGGTCCAGGCTCGCATGCCGGAACGCGGCATCACGCCGAAGGCCGTTATCGAAGGGCCGCCGCGCCGTCAATGCGATATCCTGCTGCGGCAGACGAGCTTCAAGGCGCTCGAGGAAGCGATCGCCTTTGCCGGCGAGGCGGAAGCAGTTCAAGGGACGCATACCGCCCGTTTCGGCGAGATTGAACAGCGTGGCGTGGCGCTGACGGCCAAGGGCCGGGCGCTCTATGACCGGCTGCTCGCCTCGGTTCGCGGCGAGGTGCAGGTCGGCGCCGGCGGCGCCAAGGCCGGCGCCTACGATCAGGAACTCGCCGAGCGTTTCAGGGCGCTGCCGGACAGCTGGGACGAGCTGCGCAGGCAGGGCCTGGCCTTCTTCCGTTATTCCGCCACATCAGCGGGCATTGCCGCCGCGGTCAACGGCGCGCTGGCTGGCGATCCGGAAACGCTGATAGCCAGGGGTCACCTTGCCTTCTCGCCGATCGTCTACGAAGACTTCCTGCCGGTCAGCGCGGCCGGCATCTTCCAGTCGAATCTCGGCACCGATCAGCAGCAGAACTATGTGACGTGCTCGAACCGCGACGCCTTCGAGGCCGCACTCGGCGCAACCGTTCAAGACGAGCTCGCGCTTTATGCCGAGCGCCAGGCCGCATCGCTGGATGCAGCGATGGAAGCGCTCGGCCTTGCGGGCCTGCAGTTGAAGACGGTTGCGTGA
- a CDS encoding NAD(P)/FAD-dependent oxidoreductase, translating into MLNDPRSHGLWEKTAAEPPVTSPLAGAVSADVVIVGGGYTGLSSALHLAEAGSKVVLLEAREIGFGGAGRNVGLINAGMWVMPDDLPGVLGPLHGERLLELLGNAPKLVMELIDRHSIACELERNGTLHCAVGAEGLKEIEARAAQWSARGAPVTLLDAVETAKRIGSDAYTGSLLDMRAGTLQPLAYARGLAHAAVKAGVAIHTSSPVTATERNGSRWTVKTENGAVSADWIIVATDAYSTGPFEQVRNEQVYLPYFNFATVPLGHNLRQSILPGREGAWDTKDILSSFRMDRAGRLVFGSVGALRNTGLAVHKGWAKRALKRLFPMIGEVEFECEWYGQIGMTDNALPRFHKFAPGVVGFSGYNGRGIAPGTVFGRTLAEHILGRLSEADLPLPLTAPTEPSFRALRELWYEAGAQVAHFADARF; encoded by the coding sequence ATGCTGAATGATCCGCGCTCCCACGGCCTCTGGGAAAAGACCGCAGCCGAACCGCCTGTTACCTCGCCTCTGGCAGGCGCGGTATCTGCCGATGTCGTCATCGTTGGCGGCGGTTACACCGGCCTCTCCTCTGCCCTGCATCTTGCCGAAGCCGGCTCGAAGGTGGTGCTGCTGGAGGCAAGAGAGATCGGTTTCGGCGGCGCGGGACGCAATGTCGGCCTGATCAATGCCGGCATGTGGGTGATGCCCGACGATCTGCCCGGCGTGCTCGGCCCGCTGCACGGCGAACGCCTGCTCGAGCTGCTCGGCAATGCGCCGAAGCTGGTCATGGAACTGATCGATAGGCATAGCATTGCCTGCGAACTCGAACGCAACGGCACGCTGCACTGCGCGGTCGGCGCGGAGGGGCTGAAGGAAATCGAAGCGCGCGCGGCGCAATGGTCGGCGCGCGGCGCGCCCGTGACGCTGCTCGATGCGGTGGAGACGGCGAAACGCATCGGCAGCGACGCCTATACCGGTTCACTGCTCGACATGCGCGCCGGAACGCTGCAGCCGCTGGCCTATGCGCGCGGCCTTGCCCATGCCGCTGTCAAGGCGGGTGTCGCGATCCATACGTCGAGCCCCGTCACCGCAACGGAGCGCAACGGCAGCCGCTGGACCGTGAAAACGGAAAACGGCGCGGTCAGCGCGGACTGGATCATCGTCGCGACCGATGCCTACAGCACCGGCCCCTTCGAGCAGGTGCGCAACGAACAGGTCTATCTGCCCTATTTCAACTTCGCCACCGTGCCGCTCGGCCACAATCTACGCCAGTCGATCCTGCCGGGGCGGGAAGGTGCGTGGGATACCAAGGACATTCTCTCCTCCTTTCGCATGGACCGGGCCGGGCGTCTCGTTTTCGGCAGTGTTGGAGCGCTGCGCAATACCGGGCTTGCCGTGCACAAGGGCTGGGCCAAGCGCGCCCTGAAGCGGCTCTTCCCCATGATCGGCGAGGTCGAATTCGAATGCGAATGGTACGGCCAGATCGGCATGACCGACAATGCACTGCCGCGCTTTCATAAATTCGCGCCCGGCGTGGTGGGCTTTTCGGGTTATAATGGCCGCGGCATTGCCCCCGGCACGGTTTTCGGCCGGACACTGGCCGAGCATATTCTCGGCCGGCTGTCGGAAGCAGATCTGCCGCTGCCCCTGACCGCGCCCACCGAACCGAGCTTCCGGGCGCTTAGGGAACTATGGTACGAAGCCGGCGCTCAGGTCGCCCACTTCGCCGATGCCCGCTTTTGA
- the amaB gene encoding L-piperidine-6-carboxylate dehydrogenase: MNIAVLDLATETAKLLAELGVDAGRYHGGTLSVTSPVTGKEIGKLTEHTVSETKAAIEEAHKAFLEWRVVPAPKRGELVRLLGEELRAAKTALGRLVSIEVGKITSEGLGEVQEMIDICDFAVGLSRQLYGLTIATERSEHRMMESWHPLGVVGIISAFNFPVAVWSWNAALAMVCGNSTVWKPSEKTPLTALAVQALFEKALKRFVAEGGTAPANLSTLIIGGRDVGEVLVDHPKIPLVSATGSTAMGRAVGPRLSQRFARAILELGGNNAAIVCPSADLDLTLRGVAFSAMGTAGQRCTTLRRLFVHESVYDQLVPRLQKAYGSVTIGNPLEAGTLVGPLIDGQAFEKMQAALGEARSAGGKVTGGGRVDNGSADAFYVRPALVEMPDQTGPVEHETFAPILYVMKYSDFDAVLALHNAVPQGLSSSIFTNDMREAETFVSARGSDCGIANVNLGPSGAEIGGAFGGEKETGGGRESGSDAWKAYMRRATNTINYGSTLPLAQGVKFDVE; the protein is encoded by the coding sequence ATGAATATCGCCGTCCTCGATCTCGCCACCGAAACCGCCAAGCTGCTCGCCGAACTCGGCGTCGACGCCGGCCGCTATCATGGCGGCACGCTTTCCGTCACCTCGCCGGTGACGGGCAAGGAAATCGGCAAACTGACAGAGCACACCGTTTCCGAGACGAAGGCGGCGATCGAAGAGGCGCACAAGGCGTTCCTCGAATGGCGTGTCGTTCCAGCACCGAAGCGCGGCGAGCTGGTCCGCCTGCTCGGTGAGGAGCTGCGTGCCGCCAAGACCGCGCTCGGCCGTCTCGTCTCGATCGAAGTCGGCAAGATCACCTCGGAAGGCCTCGGCGAAGTCCAGGAGATGATCGATATCTGCGATTTCGCCGTCGGCCTGTCCCGCCAGCTCTACGGCCTGACGATCGCCACTGAGCGCTCCGAGCACCGGATGATGGAAAGCTGGCATCCGCTCGGTGTGGTCGGCATCATCTCGGCCTTCAACTTCCCGGTCGCCGTCTGGTCGTGGAATGCAGCGCTTGCGATGGTCTGCGGCAATTCCACCGTCTGGAAACCTTCGGAAAAGACGCCGTTGACCGCACTTGCGGTGCAGGCGCTGTTCGAAAAGGCGCTGAAGCGCTTCGTTGCCGAGGGCGGCACGGCGCCGGCCAATCTCTCGACCTTGATCATCGGCGGCCGCGATGTCGGCGAGGTGCTGGTCGACCACCCGAAAATCCCGCTCGTGTCCGCTACGGGTTCCACGGCCATGGGCCGCGCCGTCGGCCCACGCCTGTCGCAGCGTTTTGCCCGCGCCATCCTCGAACTCGGCGGCAACAATGCGGCAATCGTCTGCCCGAGCGCCGATCTCGACCTGACGCTGCGCGGCGTCGCCTTCTCCGCCATGGGCACGGCCGGCCAGCGCTGCACGACGCTCCGCCGTCTCTTCGTGCATGAAAGCGTCTACGACCAGCTGGTGCCGCGTCTGCAGAAGGCCTACGGCTCGGTCACCATCGGCAATCCGCTCGAAGCGGGCACGCTGGTTGGACCGCTGATCGACGGCCAGGCCTTTGAGAAGATGCAGGCAGCACTTGGCGAGGCGCGATCGGCCGGCGGCAAGGTGACCGGCGGCGGGCGCGTCGACAACGGTTCGGCCGATGCCTTCTATGTTCGCCCCGCGCTTGTCGAAATGCCCGATCAGACCGGACCGGTCGAACACGAGACCTTCGCGCCCATTCTTTACGTGATGAAATACAGCGATTTCGACGCGGTGCTGGCCCTGCACAACGCCGTGCCGCAGGGGCTGTCCTCGTCGATATTCACCAACGACATGCGCGAGGCGGAAACCTTCGTCTCGGCGCGCGGTTCCGATTGCGGTATCGCCAATGTCAATCTCGGGCCTTCGGGCGCCGAGATCGGCGGCGCCTTCGGCGGGGAGAAGGAAACCGGCGGCGGACGCGAATCCGGCTCCGATGCCTGGAAGGCCTATATGCGCCGCGCCACCAACACGATCAATTACGGCAGCACGCTGCCGCTTGCGCAAGGCGTCAAGTTCGACGTCGAATAG
- a CDS encoding iron ABC transporter substrate-binding protein — translation MTIALNRFSHLLALAASLLSATTLAGSASAQDEGLVVYNAQHESLGRQWIDAFTKETGIKVTVRQGSDMQFANQLIQEGDASPADVFLTENSPAMTLVDGAGLFAPVEKDTLDQVPDQYRPADGMWTGIAARTTVFAYDKTKLTEDKLPKSMLDLADPAWKGRWGAAPAGADFQAIVAALLQLKGEDATKTWLNGLKDNATPYKGNSVAMKAVNAGEVEGAIIYHYYWFGDQAKTGENSKNVGLHYFKNQDPGAFVSVSGGGVLKSTQHMKEAQAFLKFITGKAGQAVLKDGTSYEYAIGKDAASSDKLTPLADLNAPKVEASTLDSKKVVELMTAAGLI, via the coding sequence TTGACTATTGCTCTTAACCGTTTCTCCCACCTGCTGGCGCTTGCCGCTTCGCTTCTCTCCGCCACGACGCTGGCCGGCAGCGCCAGTGCGCAGGATGAAGGCCTCGTCGTCTACAATGCCCAGCACGAAAGCCTGGGCCGCCAGTGGATCGATGCCTTCACCAAGGAGACCGGCATCAAGGTGACCGTGCGCCAGGGCAGCGACATGCAGTTCGCCAACCAGCTCATCCAGGAGGGCGATGCCTCTCCGGCCGACGTCTTCCTGACGGAGAATTCGCCGGCGATGACGCTGGTCGACGGCGCGGGCCTCTTCGCCCCGGTCGAGAAGGATACGCTTGATCAGGTTCCCGATCAGTACCGCCCGGCCGACGGCATGTGGACCGGTATTGCCGCCCGCACCACCGTCTTTGCCTATGACAAGACGAAGCTTACCGAGGACAAGCTGCCGAAGTCTATGCTCGACCTCGCCGATCCCGCCTGGAAGGGCCGCTGGGGTGCGGCGCCCGCCGGCGCCGATTTCCAGGCCATCGTCGCAGCGCTGCTGCAGCTCAAGGGCGAAGACGCCACCAAGACATGGCTGAACGGCCTCAAGGACAACGCCACCCCCTACAAGGGCAACAGCGTTGCCATGAAGGCGGTCAATGCAGGCGAAGTCGAAGGCGCAATCATCTACCACTATTACTGGTTCGGCGATCAGGCCAAAACAGGAGAGAACAGCAAGAATGTCGGCCTGCACTACTTCAAGAACCAGGATCCGGGCGCTTTCGTCAGCGTCTCGGGCGGCGGCGTCCTGAAGTCCACCCAGCATATGAAGGAAGCCCAGGCCTTCCTGAAGTTCATCACCGGCAAGGCCGGCCAGGCGGTTCTGAAGGACGGCACGTCCTATGAATATGCCATCGGCAAGGACGCAGCCTCCAGCGACAAGCTGACGCCGCTCGCCGATCTCAACGCGCCGAAAGTCGAGGCTTCGACGCTGGACAGCAAGAAGGTCGTGGAGCTGATGACGGCCGCCGGCCTGATCTGA
- a CDS encoding ABC transporter permease: protein MTKSGNRPLKAVAFLFQRVKASALLQDNRLLASGTEAPAAPGTMRMVLPRGRMPHASVVLLATAVALFSLVPLGFIGWITYDVGWETVKALVFRARVGDLLINTVLLESITVPLSIALAVTLAWLTERTDVPFARLWAWLAIAPLAVPAFVHSYAWVSLIPGMRGLQSGVFVSVIAYYPFLYLPVAAALRRLDPAIEDAAASLGLNPWRVFFRAVLPQLRFAICGGSLLIALHLLSEYGLFVMIRFDTFATAIVDQFQSSYNSPASNMLGGVLVACCLFLLGLEVLLRGNERYARVGAGSPRPADRRRLGWFMVPAISLPVVLAVLTLGVPLVTLGRWLYLGGSEIWRIEVASAFVQTIVLALAGGVLATVAAAPMAWLSVRAPGRLQRLLEACHYYVGSLPGVVVALALVTITVRLMLPLYQTFATLLVAYVMLFLPRAMVGLRTSIAQAPVELERAAMGLGRTPGQAVRQITMRLAAPGAAASVALAALGITNELTATLMLAPNGVDTLATKFWSLTSEIDYVSAAPYAFMMIVLSLPLTLTLYTQSKRTAGQ, encoded by the coding sequence ATGACGAAATCCGGCAACCGCCCTTTAAAGGCGGTTGCCTTCCTTTTTCAGCGTGTGAAGGCATCGGCCTTGCTGCAGGACAACAGATTGCTCGCATCCGGTACCGAGGCGCCGGCCGCGCCGGGGACCATGCGAATGGTTTTGCCGCGCGGGCGCATGCCGCACGCGTCCGTCGTTCTCCTTGCAACGGCGGTCGCTCTATTCAGTCTCGTGCCGCTCGGCTTCATCGGCTGGATCACCTATGATGTCGGCTGGGAAACCGTGAAGGCGCTCGTCTTCCGGGCGCGGGTCGGCGACCTCCTCATCAACACGGTTCTCTTGGAGTCGATCACCGTTCCGCTGTCGATCGCGCTGGCCGTGACGCTTGCCTGGCTGACCGAGCGGACGGATGTTCCTTTCGCCAGGCTGTGGGCCTGGCTCGCCATCGCGCCGCTCGCCGTGCCGGCCTTCGTGCACAGCTATGCCTGGGTCAGCCTCATTCCCGGCATGCGCGGCCTGCAGAGCGGCGTCTTCGTTTCGGTGATCGCCTATTACCCCTTCCTCTATCTGCCGGTCGCCGCAGCCTTGCGCCGTCTGGATCCGGCGATCGAAGATGCAGCGGCCTCGCTCGGCCTCAATCCCTGGCGTGTGTTCTTCCGCGCCGTCCTGCCGCAACTGAGATTCGCCATCTGCGGCGGCTCGCTGCTGATCGCGCTGCACCTGCTTTCGGAATACGGCCTGTTCGTCATGATCCGCTTCGACACGTTCGCGACGGCGATCGTCGACCAGTTCCAGTCTTCCTACAACAGCCCGGCCTCCAATATGCTCGGCGGCGTGCTCGTCGCCTGCTGTCTTTTCCTGCTTGGCCTCGAAGTGCTGCTGCGCGGCAACGAACGTTATGCCCGCGTCGGCGCCGGCTCGCCGCGTCCGGCCGACCGCCGGCGTCTCGGCTGGTTCATGGTGCCGGCCATCTCGCTGCCCGTCGTCCTGGCGGTGCTGACCCTCGGCGTGCCGCTTGTGACGCTTGGCCGCTGGCTCTATCTCGGCGGCAGCGAGATCTGGCGTATCGAGGTCGCCAGCGCCTTCGTGCAGACGATCGTGCTCGCCCTTGCCGGCGGCGTGCTGGCGACGGTTGCCGCGGCCCCGATGGCGTGGCTGTCCGTGCGCGCACCCGGCCGCTTGCAGCGGCTGCTCGAAGCCTGCCACTATTATGTCGGGTCGCTGCCGGGTGTCGTCGTGGCGCTGGCGCTGGTGACGATCACCGTGCGCCTGATGCTGCCGCTCTATCAGACTTTCGCAACCCTGCTCGTCGCCTATGTGATGCTTTTTCTGCCGCGCGCCATGGTCGGGCTGCGCACCAGCATCGCCCAGGCGCCGGTGGAGTTGGAGCGCGCCGCGATGGGCCTCGGCCGCACCCCCGGCCAGGCGGTGCGGCAGATCACCATGCGGCTTGCCGCGCCCGGAGCCGCCGCCAGCGTGGCGCTCGCCGCACTCGGCATCACCAATGAACTCACGGCGACGCTGATGCTTGCGCCCAATGGCGTCGATACGCTGGCGACGAAATTCTGGTCGCTGACCAGCGAAATCGATTATGTCTCTGCCGCCCCCTACGCCTTCATGATGATCGTGCTGTCATTGCCGCTCACCCTCACGCTCTATACGCAATCGAAACGGACCGCTGGCCAATGA
- a CDS encoding ABC transporter ATP-binding protein, translating to MTLLTIENISKCYGPVQALKDISLEVQAGSRTAVVGPSGSGKTTLLRIIAGFEQADAGRVTLDGDVLADGPAAVPAHKRGIGIVSQDGALFPHLSVAENIGFGFEKGAVDREKRIVDLLDMVELDRGMLARRPHQLSGGQQQRVALARALGRKPRLMLLDEPFSALDTGLRENMRKVVARVLQAAGITAVLVTHDQEEALSFADQVAVLREGRLIQAGSPQSLYLHPKDRETALFLGDAVLLPAIIRNGLADCALGHVAVDDSRQGKAEIMLRPEQIRVIADESDRDHGGRVVEVEFGGAVCTVAVSLDGVALPPIRIKTSSVALPARGDLVRLDISGKAHVFER from the coding sequence ATGACGCTGCTTACGATCGAAAACATCAGCAAGTGTTACGGCCCGGTCCAGGCGCTGAAGGATATTTCGCTCGAAGTACAGGCGGGCAGCCGCACCGCCGTCGTCGGGCCGTCCGGTTCGGGCAAAACGACGCTGCTGCGTATCATTGCCGGCTTCGAGCAGGCCGACGCCGGCAGGGTGACCCTGGATGGCGACGTGCTGGCGGACGGTCCGGCCGCAGTGCCGGCCCATAAGCGCGGCATCGGCATCGTTTCGCAGGACGGAGCGCTGTTTCCGCATCTGAGCGTCGCCGAAAATATCGGTTTCGGTTTCGAGAAAGGGGCGGTGGATCGCGAGAAGCGCATCGTCGATCTGCTCGATATGGTCGAGCTCGATCGTGGCATGCTGGCGCGGCGCCCGCACCAGCTTTCCGGCGGCCAGCAGCAGCGCGTGGCGCTCGCCCGCGCGCTCGGCCGCAAGCCGCGGCTGATGCTGCTCGACGAGCCATTCTCGGCGCTCGATACCGGCCTGCGTGAAAACATGCGCAAGGTGGTGGCGCGCGTGCTGCAGGCGGCCGGCATTACCGCCGTTCTGGTGACGCATGATCAGGAAGAGGCGCTGAGCTTTGCCGATCAGGTGGCGGTCTTGAGGGAAGGGCGGCTGATCCAGGCCGGATCGCCGCAATCATTGTATCTGCATCCCAAGGATCGCGAGACGGCGCTGTTCCTCGGCGATGCCGTCTTGCTGCCCGCCATCATCCGGAACGGTCTGGCCGACTGCGCCCTCGGCCACGTCGCCGTCGACGACAGCCGGCAGGGCAAGGCGGAGATCATGCTGCGGCCCGAACAGATCCGTGTCATTGCCGATGAAAGCGATCGCGATCATGGCGGACGTGTCGTCGAGGTGGAATTCGGCGGCGCGGTCTGCACCGTTGCCGTTTCGCTTGACGGCGTCGCCCTGCCGCCGATCCGGATCAAGACCTCAAGCGTCGCGCTGCCGGCGCGCGGCGATCTCGTTCGCCTCGATATATCTGGCAAGGCGCACGTCTTCGAACGGTAA